A portion of the Glandiceps talaboti chromosome 13, keGlaTala1.1, whole genome shotgun sequence genome contains these proteins:
- the LOC144444617 gene encoding solute carrier organic anion transporter family member 4C1-like: protein MGLLETSANGKPGNSSSITSAGKDSSGDESKPVNGYKAEDISPWGWFGFRPNCLQVFNTAPWLCATISAFMFVQGMVISGLVPTSLSSIEKRFELSSTSTGLIVAAYDVAVASVVLFVSYYGDYGNKPRLLSMGTLVLGFGCLTWTIPHFATSVYDYGNVPFDEGVCSTLNGTSECHDVEWSSLSHYTYVFILAMVLLGFGASPLYTAGTAFVDESVTAKQSGIYLGIIYFFSVLGPACGFLLGGAFLTIYTELPDADSVIMDPQHPAWVGAWWLGYVVAMIAIWFIFIPMSGFPKELPGVKQVQADRESESHHSDSQLISKKDGFGMSFKDFPAAFLMLCRNPTYLCLTASSCTEGLLIGGFTSFMPKFVENQFGVTAALAAALVGIAVVPGAAGGTLLGGWFIKKFNLNVQGMIKFSIIVALVGLFFCPQFLLYCPEVPIAGVYVPYEKHKEFSEVNLTNTCNLGCHCSVEVYTPMCGSNGLVYFDACHAGCTHYSAADKTYYDCKCIPEKNCTVGEEMHEFGCVTTGKCDNECWTLPLFLTLFFLSMLFNFQLTVPGTAATLRCVPEKQRAFAMGIQSVLMRTFGMIPGPIIVGAAIDSTCILWGESCGEVGACWVYDTFQFGLRFFVLSSVYMIATLVFLTLAMIVYKPPPMKGHDDEHEIEFSSMPLEDKMTSSSLTPSRENVGGAKLTGYTKYRNGTSLSNTNTSLTREDSRATLTDQEITASEKED from the exons ATGGGCCTCTTAGAAACTTCAGCCAATGGAAAGCCAGGTAACAGCAGTAGCATTACCTCAGCTGGAAAAGATTCATCAGGAGATGAGAGCAAACCTGTGAATGGCTACAAAGCTGAAGACATTTCCCCTTGGGGATGGTTTGGATTTCGACCAAATTGCCTACAAGTTTTCAACACAGCACCATGGCTGTGTGCTACCATTAGTGCATTTATGTTTGTCCAAGGGATGGTTATAAGTGGACTTGTACCCACTAGTTTGTCAAGTATTGAAAAACGCTTTGAACTTTCAAGCACATCAACTGGTCTTATTGTTGCTGCTTACGATGTTGCTGTTGCTTCTGTTGTGTTATTTGTCAGTTACTATGGCGACTATGGCAACAAACCAAGACTTTTAAGTATGGGTACCCTAGTGTTAGGGTTTGGCTGCCTGACATGGACGATACCACATTTTGCAACGTCAGTGTATGACTACGGAAATGTTCCATTTGATGAAGGTGTCTGTAGTACGCTCAATGGAACCAGTGAATGTCATGATGTGGAGTGGAGTTCATTATCACATTATACATATGTCTTTATACTAGCCATGGTTTTATTAGGATTTGGTGCATCACCCCTGTATACTGCAGGTACTGCATTTGTAGATGAAAGTGTGACGGCTAAGCAATCAGGAATATATTTGG GGATTATTTACTTTTTCTCAGTGCTTGGCCCTGCTTGTGGATTTCTCCTTGGAGGTGCTTTTCTGACAATTTATACTGAGTTACCTGATGCAGACAG TGTAATAATGGACCCCCAACACCCAGCCTGGGTAGGTGCATGGTGGTTAGGATATGTAGTGGCAATGATTgctatttggtttatttttataCCAATGAGTGGATTTCCAAAGGAACTACCAG GAGTAAAACAAGTGCAGGCAGATAGGGAGTCTGAATCCCACCACTCAGACTCTCAGCTGATCTCAAAGAAAGATGGATTTGGGATGTCATTTAAAGATTTCCCTGCAGCCTTCCTGATGTTATGTAGAAATCCTACCTATTTGTGTCTGACAGCCAGTTCTTGTACTGAAGGATTGTTAATAGGTGGATTTACATCGTTTATGCCAAAGTTTGTTGAAAATCAGTTTGGTGTGACAGCAGCCCTTGCTGCAGCCTTAGTTG GTATTGCAGTTGTACCAGGTGCTGCTGGTGGAACTCTACTAGGTGGTTGGTTTATTAAGAAATTTAATCTCAACGTCCAGGGAATGATCAAGTTCTCCATCATTGTAGCATTAgttggtttatttttttgtcCCCAGTTCTTACTGTACTGTCCTGAAGTGCCAATTGCAGGTGTTTATGTGCCTTATGAAAAACACAA AGAATTTAGTGAAGTGAATCTGACCAATACGTGTAATCTGGGATGTCACTGTTCAGTGGAAGTATATACACCAATGTGTGGAAGTAATGGATTGGTTTACTTTGATGCTTGTCATGCTGGATGTACTCACTATTCAGCAGCTGATAAG ACTTATTATGACTGTAAATGTATACCTGAAAAGAACTGTACCGTAGGAGAAGAAATGCATGAGTTTGGTTGTGTTACTACTGGTAAATGTGATAATGAATGCTGGACTCTACCTCTATTCCTGACACTCTTCTTCCTGTCTATGCTGTTCAACTTTCAACTGACTGTACCAGGCACTGCAGCAACTCTCAG ATGTGTGCCAGAAAAGCAGAGAGCATTTGCCATGGGTATACAATCCGTATTGATGAGGACATTTG GTATGATTCCAGGTCCAATAATTGTTGGTGCAGCTAtagacagtacatgtattctttGGGGAGAATCATGTGGAGAGGTTGGTGCATGTTGGGTATATGACACATTCCAATTTGGTCTTCGTTTCTTTGTCTTATCCTCGGTCTACATGATTGCTACGTTGGTTTTCCTAACGCTGGCAATGATCGTTTACAAACCACCACCAATGAAAGGACACGATGATGAACATGAAATCGAGTTCAGTAGCATGCCATTAGAAGACAAAATGACATCATCCAGTTTGACGCCATCTCGCGAGAACGTTGGAGGCGCTAAGTTGACTGGATATACAAAATACCGAAATGGGACAAGTCTGTCAAACACAAATACTAGCCTTACAAGAGAGGACAGCAGGGCTACGTTAACTGATCAGGAAATCACTGCCTCTGAGAAAGAGGACTGA